GACCGCAGGGTCAGCGGGACCCCCAGGCGGGCGCTGGTGCGGAACAGCACGCCCACCTCGGCGGCCTCGCGGGCGACCACCACCGCGTCGGGGGTGAGCAGGAAGTGCGAGGCGTCGTTGCCGATGGAGTAACGGTCCAGCTCGCGGCTGCGCAGCTGCTCGAGGCCGACCAGACCGGCGAGCTCGGCCAGCAGGGTGTCCCGGCTGGCACGGACCGGTCCGGCGGTCGGGGGGCTCGTCACGGACGTCACCTGCGCACCCTACGCGCCGGCAAGGAGGCCAGCGGGCCGCTCCGGTTCGCGCGCCAGCTGCCGGTGACGAAGCGGGCCACCAGGCCGCGGTTGATTTTGAGGGTCAGTCCCGAGCGCTGGTCCAGCAGCACCACGCCCTGCCTGCGTGGAGTCGGGCCGGGACAGCGACGGCCCCTCAGAATCCGTCACCCCGCACCCTCCTCACCGGTGCGGGCAGCGCAGCGGGTGCAGTCAGGCCGCGACGGTCAGGGCCTGCTCGATGTCCTCGGACAACGACTTCGGCTCGGTCTGCGGCGCGTAGCGCTTGACCACGTGGCCGTCGCGGCCGACCAGGAACTTGGTGAAGTTCCACTTGATGGCGTCGCCGAGGATGCCGCCCTTCTCCTCACGCAGCCACGACCACAGCGGGTGGGCGGCGGAGCCGTTGACGTCGACCTTGGCGAACATCGGGAAGCTGACGCCGTAGTTCAGCTGGCAGAACTCCGCGATCTCGGCCTCGGTGCCCGGCTCCTGGTGACCGAACTGGTCGCAGGGGAAGCCGAGGACGGTGAAGGCGCGGTCGCGGTAGGTGTCGTGGAGCTGCTGGAGACCCTCGTACTGCGGGGTCATCCCGCACCTCGAGGCGGTGTTGACCACCAGCACGACCTGTCCGAGGTGGTCGGCGAGGGCGACGTCGCGCCCGTCGAGGGCGGGGGCGCGGAAGTCGGCGAGGGTCGTCATGCTCGCCAGTGTGCCCCCGCTCACCCAGCGCCGGTCAGGACCCCCACCTCGAGCCCGAGCAGGGCGGCGCCCACCACCCCCGCCTCCGGGTGGGCGATCCGCGCCAGCGTCAGAGCGGCACCGGCGAACCCGACGAAGAGACCGGCCACCCCCTCCGCCTCGCGCAGGCCGCCGGGCCACTCCCAGGGGTCCTCGGGCAGCCGCTCGGCCAGGGTGAGGGCGGCGGTGCGCGTGGTGGCGAGCAGCTCGGCGTCACCCCACACCCTGGACGCCTCCAGCAGCAGCTCCAGCGGTCCACCCAACCCGTGGCAGAGGGTCAGGCCGCCGGGTGCGGCGTCCCAGCCGTGCTCGGCGACACCGGTCAGCGCCTGCTGCACGGCCCGCTGTGCGGCGGCCACGGCCACCTCGGCGTCGGCGGCGACGGTCTCGATCGGCCACGGGGCACCGGCCGGGGAGCCGGCCAGCAGCACCAGCCGGACCAGCCCGATGCCCGCGGCGCCGTGGCACCACAGCGGCGCGGCGGCGGAGATGTCGCCGTCGCGCAGGTCCGGCCAGCCGCCGCCCACCGGGTCGAACCAGGCGGCCTCCCAGGCCAGGGCGTCGTCGGCCAGGGCCAGGGCGTCCGCGGCCAGCGGCGGGAAGCGGCGTGCGGTCTCGACCAGGGCCAGCACCACCCCGCTCGCCCCGTGGGCCAGCCCGCACAGGGGACGTCCCGGCCGTGCACCAGGGGCGGTGTCGGCGACGTCGGGCCAGCAGCAGCCGACCGGCTCACGTCGGGTGCCGGCTGCCAGGGCGTCGAGCAGGTCCGCGGCACGACGTGCGCCGTGCTCGTCCGGGGGTAGCGCCAGCAGGAGGCCAGCTAGACCACCGGTCAGGTCGTGCCCCGTCCCACCGACGTCGAGGTCGCCGTCCCACCCGGGCGCGAGCATGCCCCCGCCCGTGGTGAGGCGGGACGGTGCGGAGCCGGTCCCACGGGAGCCGGAGGTGCCGGCCGACCCGACGCGGGCGGCGACCACGCGGGAGGCCAGCTCGAGCCCGGTCCGACCGACGAGCACGTCCGTTCCTCCCGGGCTGCGGCCCACGGCGCCCCGGATCGCTCGTCCGGCCAGCTCCACCGCCTCCGCGCGGCCGGTCAGGGTCCCGAGCTCGGCCAGGGCCCAGGCGACGCCGGCGTCCCCGTCGTAGAGGGCCGGGTGGCCGGCCCTGACGGTGGTGGGACGTCCCTCCGGCGACAGCTCCCACGTCGGCCAGCCGACGTCCTGGCCGGTGGTGATGGCGCCCCCCAGCAGCGCGTCCACCACCCGCTCGACGACCCGGTCCAGGCGGGCCACCTCATCCGCGACGGCCACCACACCCGGCAGCCCCTCGCTTACGGTTCCAGCAACGCCCGGCCGCGTCAGCACATCGACGGCGGTCGCCGCCTGCTGCCCCGACCACGGCGGCGTGGCCACCTGGATCTCGCTCACGACTCCTCCTTCTGACGGTGTGGTCCTGCGCCCTCGCTCGTGCGGGCTGCGTCCTCGCTCGTGCGGGCTGCGTCCTCGCTCGTGCCGGCTGCGTCCCCGCTCGTGCCGGCTGCGTCCCCGCTCGTGCCGGCTGCGTCCCCGCTCGTGCCGGCTGCGTCCCCGCTGCGGGTTCTGCCCCCGCTCGTGCCCGCTGCGTCCCCGCTGCGGGTTCCGCCCCCGCTCGTGCCCGCTGCGTCCGCACTGCGGGTTGCGTCCCCGCTCGTGCGGGCGGCGTCCCCCGCCAGCCGGGTTCCTCCCCCTGCTCCCGGGCTCGCGTCCTCCGGAAGCCCCGACCCCTCGGTCCTGGCGTGCGGGGCGGCCGGGTCGACCCCGTGGTGTCGGAGCTGGCCGGCGACGTGCTCCAGCAGCAGGTCCGGGTCCGCCTCGACGGCCGGCCCGGCGCCGGTGGCCTCCCAGGCGGAGAGAGCGGCCGCCAGCAACCGGCAGCGTGTCTCCCCGAAGCTGGTGCCGTTCCCGGGCTCGTGCGCCCAGCCGACGCCCGGACCGAGCGGGGCGGTCAGCGGCACCCGGACGGGACGGGTCGACCCCGCCACGTCCCGGGCCACCGCCGCCCACAACGACTCCCGCTCGTCGTCGGGCAGGTAGACCACCACCGCGTCCGGACGTCCGAGCAGGTCCGGCTCGGCCACGCACTTGAGCATCCAGGGCCGTTCCAGGTCCACCAGCCACCGGGTGAGCAGGGCCACCAGCTCGACCACCGAGTCGGTCCGCGGGGCCAGGTAGAGACGGCTGAGCCGCGGTCCCGGTGTGCTCGACCACCCGCCGCCCCAGGTGCGCCACCAGCCGTCGACCTGGTGGGCACCACCGCGGCGCAGCACCCGGACGTCGAGCCCCGCGACCGGATCCCGTCCGGCGCCGAGCGTCCCGACGTAGTCACCGCGGCAGTGGGCGCGGACGTCCCCTGACGCGCTCCTGGTCACCACCGTGCCGGCCAGGCCCACCCGGGCCACCCGGACGGGCCCGGTCCAGCTCCGGCTGCCGGCGTGCCCCGCCCGGAGCAGGCGGCCCAGCGGCGGCCACCACGGGTCCCAGGCCGCGACGGCGGCGGGGGCGGCGTACCAGCACCGGTACAGCTCGTCGGCGGGGACGTCGGCGTGCCGCACACCGGTCCAGACCCGGGCCGCGGCGAGGACGTCGGCGGCGTGCGCGGGCGAGAAGGACGCCACCCCGGCCCCGGTCACGGCCGGACCCCCGACAGCCCGGCCAGCCGACGGGCCCGACCCAGCCGGGTCGCGACGTCCTGGTCCAGCCCATCGCGGGACCCCTCGTCGGCGCGCCCCGAGGGCTCACCGCCACGGCCCGACGGCGCCAGGTGCTCCACCTGCACGGCCAGCTGCCACGCCGTCACCACCGAGTGGACGCAGGCCAGCGGGGCGGCGACCCGACCCGGGCCACCGGCCTCGGCGTAGGAGGCGAGGAAGCGCTGCACCGACGGGGCACCGCCCAGCTCGTGCAGCACCGCGGCCGCGCAGACCACGTCCCAGTCCGGGTCCCCGGCCCCGCCGGCCTCCCAGTCGAGCAGCCCCACCCGGTCCCCGTCGTGGAGGACGTTGGCCGCGGTGAGGTCTCCGTGCACCCACACCCCTCGGCGCCACGCCCGTGCCGCCCCGGCCAGCGCGGCGGCCAGAGCCGGCTCACGCACCGCGGCCAGCACGTCGGCGGCGGGTGAACCCTCCGGCGCCCCGGCCATCGAGGGCAGCGGCCGCTCCGGGTGCAGCGGCCAGGGCAGCCGGGCCGGCCCCGTGCCAGGAGCCGCCGGGACCGCGTGCAGCCGGGCCAGCTCCCGTCCCAGGGCCGTCGAGGCCACACTCAGCCGGACCGGGTCCCCGAGCAGCCGGTCCAGCTGGACCCCGGGCAGGGGCGCGGTCCAGACCGCGTCCCCGCCCGGGACCTGGTGGGCGGCGGAGTCCCCCCGAACCACCGCGCCCACCTCCCCATCCGGGACCCCACGGGCGACGGCGTCCCCCCGAACCACCGTGCCCGTCCACCCCGGAGGGGCGTCGTCGGCGACGGGCTCCCCCCGGACCCCCGCACCCGCCGCCGCACCCGGTGTGCCGGTGACGGCGTCCCCCCGAGACGCCGTCACCGCACCTCCCGTGGAGCCGTCGGCGTCCCCCCGGACCACCACCGACGTCTCCCCCTGCCCGGCGCCACCCACCGCGTCGGGTCCACCGAGGACCCGGGGCAGCAGCACCCGGCCCCGCAGCGCCTCCCACGCCGCCCGCTCGACCGCGACCGTGTCGTCGCCGTCGAGCACCGACGCCGGTCCGGGCTGCTTGACGTAGGCCAGCACCGATCCCGCCCCCTCCAGCCGGTGGACCCGGTTGGAACGCCACTGCGGGACCAGCACCGTCCGCCCCGCCAGCACCTCGGCGGGATCGGCCAGGCCGAGGGCCACCGCGTCGCGGAGCAGGACCGGTGCCGTCCTCATGCCTGCTCGCCCTGCTGCTCGGCGGCGACCGCCTCCTCCAGCGCCGTCAGGTAGCCGGCCCAGTAGGCCTCGAGCTCCGCCGCCGACGCCCCGGCCGGGACGCCCGACGCGGCGACCGCGTCCCCCGCCGAGGGAGCGCCCTGACCCGGACCGAAGGGACCGGGCGGGTCGAAGGGCCACTCCTGGTCCCAGCAGATCGGGCGCCGGGTGGGCGGCGGGCACGTGATCACCGTCCGGGTCGGGCACCAGACCGCCCGCGTCACGCACACGACCTGCCGGCTGATCAGCGGGCCCCCGCAGAAGATCTTGATCCGCGACGGCTGGCAGATCACCATCCGGCTGCCCGTCACCACCGGACCCGTGATCAGGTCCACCCCGAGGGCGTCCAGGGCCATCTGGATGGGGTTGGCGAAGGTGAAGGAGCCGTCGCGCGAGCCGGCGAACAGCAGCCCGACCACGTTGCGGGCGGTGTCCATCACCACCGACCCGGAGTCACCCCGGTCGGAGAAGCGCGGTGAGCGCGTCGTGTCGGGGGCGATCCTCAGCTGGTGGCGGAAGGTCCGCACCCCGATGCCGTTGCCGTAGTCGACCTGGAGGGTGAAGTCGGTCGAAACCACCGACCCGAAGGTGTGCTCGGTGGTCCGGCCGCGCTTCTGCACCGCCATCCCCACCGTCGCCGTGGCCCGACCGGCCACCGCCCCGATGCCGGTCACCGTCGCGTCCCAGGCCTGACCGGCGTCGAGCCGGACCACCGCGCCGTCGACCGTGTCGGTGAGCTGGGCCCGGGCGAGGGTGCCGAACGGGTCGTCGTTGGCGTCGTCGTCGGCCCGCGACGGCTGCACCATGACGTCACCGACGGACCAGGTGGTGTCCACGCAGGCGACGTGGAAGTTGGTCAGGGCCATCGTGGCGCCGCTGGCCCGGTCCCGGACCATGGCCCCCAGGGTGCCGCTGAACACGTAGTTCCCCGGGGAGGGGACGTCCGGCGGCGCGAGGTAGATGGTGCGCTGGGGCCCCATCGAGATGCCGCCCACCATGGTCGGGTAGACCGCAGGGTCCAGCAGCGGCTCATCCCCGGCCAGCACCTTCATCGACCCCGGCTGCAGCTCGATCTCGAGCTCCTGCACGTCGGTGGGGATGCCGTCGATCTCGTCCGGCACCAGCTGCTCCGCCGGCACGTCCCCGGCCGGCAGCTTCTGCTCGACGAAGACCACGATGCTCAGCTGCCCGGTCGGCTCGCCCCCGGTCTGCTTCTCCGCGATGTCCACCCCGACCACGCCGGGCCGGAGGATCAGCGCGTCCTCCACCCGCTCCTTGACCGGTCGGATCCTCGACCGTGCCTGGCTCTCTGCTCCCTGCTCCGTCATCTCCTGCTCCTCCGTGCCGTGGCACCCCCCGTGGTT
The sequence above is a segment of the Auraticoccus monumenti genome. Coding sequences within it:
- a CDS encoding aminoglycoside phosphotransferase family protein — encoded protein: MRTAPVLLRDAVALGLADPAEVLAGRTVLVPQWRSNRVHRLEGAGSVLAYVKQPGPASVLDGDDTVAVERAAWEALRGRVLLPRVLGGPDAVGGAGQGETSVVVRGDADGSTGGAVTASRGDAVTGTPGAAAGAGVRGEPVADDAPPGWTGTVVRGDAVARGVPDGEVGAVVRGDSAAHQVPGGDAVWTAPLPGVQLDRLLGDPVRLSVASTALGRELARLHAVPAAPGTGPARLPWPLHPERPLPSMAGAPEGSPAADVLAAVREPALAAALAGAARAWRRGVWVHGDLTAANVLHDGDRVGLLDWEAGGAGDPDWDVVCAAAVLHELGGAPSVQRFLASYAEAGGPGRVAAPLACVHSVVTAWQLAVQVEHLAPSGRGGEPSGRADEGSRDGLDQDVATRLGRARRLAGLSGVRP
- a CDS encoding glutathione peroxidase; translated protein: MTTLADFRAPALDGRDVALADHLGQVVLVVNTASRCGMTPQYEGLQQLHDTYRDRAFTVLGFPCDQFGHQEPGTEAEIAEFCQLNYGVSFPMFAKVDVNGSAAHPLWSWLREEKGGILGDAIKWNFTKFLVGRDGHVVKRYAPQTEPKSLSEDIEQALTVAA
- a CDS encoding chymotrypsin family serine protease, encoding MTEQGAESQARSRIRPVKERVEDALILRPGVVGVDIAEKQTGGEPTGQLSIVVFVEQKLPAGDVPAEQLVPDEIDGIPTDVQELEIELQPGSMKVLAGDEPLLDPAVYPTMVGGISMGPQRTIYLAPPDVPSPGNYVFSGTLGAMVRDRASGATMALTNFHVACVDTTWSVGDVMVQPSRADDDANDDPFGTLARAQLTDTVDGAVVRLDAGQAWDATVTGIGAVAGRATATVGMAVQKRGRTTEHTFGSVVSTDFTLQVDYGNGIGVRTFRHQLRIAPDTTRSPRFSDRGDSGSVVMDTARNVVGLLFAGSRDGSFTFANPIQMALDALGVDLITGPVVTGSRMVICQPSRIKIFCGGPLISRQVVCVTRAVWCPTRTVITCPPPTRRPICWDQEWPFDPPGPFGPGQGAPSAGDAVAASGVPAGASAAELEAYWAGYLTALEEAVAAEQQGEQA
- a CDS encoding lanthionine synthetase LanC family protein, with translation MSEIQVATPPWSGQQAATAVDVLTRPGVAGTVSEGLPGVVAVADEVARLDRVVERVVDALLGGAITTGQDVGWPTWELSPEGRPTTVRAGHPALYDGDAGVAWALAELGTLTGRAEAVELAGRAIRGAVGRSPGGTDVLVGRTGLELASRVVAARVGSAGTSGSRGTGSAPSRLTTGGGMLAPGWDGDLDVGGTGHDLTGGLAGLLLALPPDEHGARRAADLLDALAAGTRREPVGCCWPDVADTAPGARPGRPLCGLAHGASGVVLALVETARRFPPLAADALALADDALAWEAAWFDPVGGGWPDLRDGDISAAAPLWCHGAAGIGLVRLVLLAGSPAGAPWPIETVAADAEVAVAAAQRAVQQALTGVAEHGWDAAPGGLTLCHGLGGPLELLLEASRVWGDAELLATTRTAALTLAERLPEDPWEWPGGLREAEGVAGLFVGFAGAALTLARIAHPEAGVVGAALLGLEVGVLTGAG
- a CDS encoding T3SS effector HopA1 family protein — protein: MTGAGVASFSPAHAADVLAAARVWTGVRHADVPADELYRCWYAAPAAVAAWDPWWPPLGRLLRAGHAGSRSWTGPVRVARVGLAGTVVTRSASGDVRAHCRGDYVGTLGAGRDPVAGLDVRVLRRGGAHQVDGWWRTWGGGWSSTPGPRLSRLYLAPRTDSVVELVALLTRWLVDLERPWMLKCVAEPDLLGRPDAVVVYLPDDERESLWAAVARDVAGSTRPVRVPLTAPLGPGVGWAHEPGNGTSFGETRCRLLAAALSAWEATGAGPAVEADPDLLLEHVAGQLRHHGVDPAAPHARTEGSGLPEDASPGAGGGTRLAGDAARTSGDATRSADAAGTSGGGTRSGDAAGTSGGRTRSGDAAGTSGDAAGTSGDAAGTSGDAAGTSEDAARTSEDAARTSEGAGPHRQKEES